A single region of the Ictalurus punctatus breed USDA103 chromosome 17, Coco_2.0, whole genome shotgun sequence genome encodes:
- the si:ch211-137a8.4 gene encoding A-kinase anchor protein 12: protein MAATEANTEPVQVDAGETKAEEEPSNAESPPAPTVETQPTTEAPQTTEPSADKVKPASEKIWDSFLNKSGLGKVMGGKKKKEHSTVPEEVLAEDPDKASATNKNDQGEEADPKDQSASQPATEAATDGQVIEKVPDNEEAVQEQKAPGAKPKQGEKSSVRDFIRKPVAKIFSHKSTEKKEGSGELSKHGKVRSKSLDRLEVADASTAVVDQNEDPQSPEEADKLISQTTKPMKRWHSFKKLMAQKSHKKSTDEAKDAEGAEGGSADAAGDTGTLDSTTKSEHTGQKRWKLKRSWTFQGIKRDPSIVGIHKPKDKDSSDNLKDENTPEADQGATQISEESKVSDDGETQEKTNADGEEENEATATHTKHVDQHANDIWTSFKKRVTPKSKKAADAGGEEEEPTGEQEQTEEPQASKDSGKTAKSKRTHFNRAVSLKNFILRKGKSTSMDMGDGSAVQKENKEETKDTDGSADTAGATDLPQGGSEDQAATPSESNNGAQVVDEHKSSDGEDKSLPSIPSGEQSDTPHLSEGGDQTEPNVEPKTNGENGYSGAATEDTTAQNNEPPVKVDVVKEEETNQEDTNCSDKIAKDGKILKQDGNCGTENAVAESEKMAGNV, encoded by the exons GATGCCGGGGAGACCAAAGCTGAGGAGGAGCCTTCAAATGCAGAGTCACCCCCAGCTCCAACTGTGGAAACACAGCCTACCACCGAGGCACCACAGACCACAGAGCCATCAGCAGATAAAGTCAAGCCAGCCTCAGAGAAAATATGGGACTCTTTTCTGAACAAAAGTGGGCTTGGAAAAGTAATgggagggaagaagaaaaaagagcaTAGTACAGTACCTGAGGAGGTTCTTGCAGAAGACCCAGATAAGGCCTCAGCCACAAACAAGAATGATCAAGGGGAGGAAGCAGATCCTAAAGACCAGTCAGCTAGTCAGCCAGCAACTGAAGCAGCAACGGATGGCCAAGTTATTGAAAAAGTACCAGACAATGAGGAGGCTGTCCAAGAGCAGAAGGCACCCGGTGCCAAGCCAAAGCAGGGAGAAAAGTCAAGTGTACGTGATTTCATTCGCAAGCCTGTTGCCAAAATTTTCTCCCACAAAAGCACAGAGAAAAAAGAAGGCTCAGGAGAACtatcaaaacatggaaaggTTCGGTCAAAATCTCTTGACAGACTGGAGGTTGCTGATGCAAGCACAGCTGTGGTGGATCAAAATGAGGACCCACAATCACCAGAAGAAGCAGATAAGTTAATTTCGCAAACTACAAAACCAATGAAACGCTGGCATTCCTTTAAGAAGCTTATGGCACAGAAGAGTCACAAGAAAAGCACTGATGAAGCCAAGGATGCAGAAGGAGCAGAGGGTGGTAGTGCAGATGCAGCAGGGGACACTGGGACACTGGACTCAACTACAAAGTCAGAGCACACTGGGCAAAAAAGGTGGAAATTGAAGAGGTCATGGACTTTTCAAGGTATAAAGAGAGACCCGTCAATTGTTGGAATCCACAAACCAAAGGACAAAGACTCTTCAGATAATCTCAAAGATGAGAATACCCCAGAGGCAGATCAGGGGGCCACACAAATTTCTGAAGAGTCAAAAGTATCAGATGATGGAGAAACTCAAGAGAAGACCAATGCAGATGGAGAAGAAGAGAATGAGGCAACTGCAACACATACAAAACACGTAGACCAGCATGCAAATGATATCTGGACCTCATTTAAAAAGCGAGTAACTCCCAAATCAAAGAAAGCAGCAGATGCTGGTGGAGAAGAGGAAGAACCAACAGGTGAACAAGAACAGACTGAAGAACCACAGGCGAGTAAAGACTCAGGCAAGACTGCCAAGTCTAAAAGGACACATTTCAACCGTGCTGTCTCATTAAAGAATTTCATACTGCGTAAGGGGAAGAGTACTAGCATGGATATGGGGGATGGCTCAGCAGTacagaaagagaataaagaggaaACTAAAGACACGGATGGCTCTGCAGACACAGCTGGGGCAACTGACCTCCCACAGGGTGGATCAGAGGACCAGGCTGCCACACCAAGTGAGAGCAACAACGGAGCTCAGGTGGTAGATGAGCACAAAAGTTCTGATGGAGAGGATAAGTCCCTCCCAAGTATACCATCTGGTGAGCAGTCAGACACGCCTCACTTATCAGAGGGAGGAGACCAGACGGAGCCAAATGTGGAACCCAAGACCAATGGAGAGAACGGATATTCAGGTGCTGCAACAGAAGACACCACAGCACAAAATAATGAGCCTCCTGTAAAGGTCGATGTTGTAAAGGAAGAGGAGACAAACCAGGAGGACACCAACTGTAGTGACAAAATTGCAAAAGATGGGAAGATTCTGAAACAAGATGGGAACTGTGGTACTGAAAACGCAGTTGCTGAAAGCG AAAAAATGGCGGGAAACGTGTGA